CCACATGAATATCTTTTAAGCATTTTTTGCATATCTTTGTAATGAACTATCATCGAACACAATTTACATCTTTGCTAAGGAAGACGATATATACTTAATAGTGGCCCATCATggatgcattaaaagaaaacgtctttcctttttttttttttgttgctactTATAATGAATTTTTTGGGTATCAGATATTAATTAATTGCTCGAACTGTAGTTATtctgttttcatcaaaaaagaaaaaagaaaaactgtaGTTAATCTGATTTACAAAATTGATTGCTATTTTAGCATACTGATTGTTTGGCATCAAGCTATCAGTCTCTGAGTTCAATCTTGGTGTCACCTGATAAAATAATTCAGAAACTGGCCTTTGAAAACCTTGATCTAAAACCACACTAGAGCAAACCTTTATGATGGCACGTTTTCACCAAAGCATCTTCCCCGTACAAAGATGCAAGACTTGGGTCCCGCTCTATTTTAAATTAATGATGACATTGCTACAAGCATGCGTGGCACGTGCAGCGGCAAGCCGGCATCGGCGGTGCAGGTGGTTGTTCTGCAAGGAGAAAAAGATCCACAAAGAGGTTATCGGTCGGTCCGTCGGATAATTTtgtacaatcaatcacaaattgATACAGAAGGATACTTTAATGAACGGTCCAATTCATGAATTctatagaatattcaattcaATCATATAGGAATATTCAAACAAGCCTTACATAGAAACAAGAAATTTTATGAGCTCAATTTTGTGCAATCAATCGATCCGTGTCACCTATATTGTCCCTCCAAAACTATCTCCTTTGCTTCTATATTACATCATACCTAAGCCAAAAGAAAACGTGATGCACAAGatccatgcaagcaaaagactGGTGTCAATTGCTAAAAATAATAATCCTAAATTATTCGTGAAATGGACGCAATGTATACTAACTACAGGAGGACTCCGAGGGGTGAGTCAGTCCTAGGACTCTGCGTGGTCCATAGAAATAAACGGAGGTCCGGCTCCTGGCGCTTGTGCGCCCGCTGATGACACGATATCACAAGATACAGTGGATCAAActgataaaatttaatttttttgttaactTGATGAAAATTTAGAGAATCATTTCTAAGTTTACGGCAGAGTCTTCGAGGGCAGAAGGGCCCATCCGAAGGTTATGATGGATAGAGCTATCTATCAAGCTAGTGAGGTATCCGAGGCTATTATGACTCCTTCATCTGGGATAGCTAGGGACATCTGGAATTCTCCTTGTGCTGCTTTAACGCCTAGGTATGTACTTATATCATAGGAGCCCCTACCCCCGGCTAtcttaaggtgaactttgatggcaATCTGTCCGCTAGTGGAGGAGGCACGGGTGCTGCCTTTGTGATTAGGGATCATAAGTCCAGACTGATTGTGGCTCCTCCTAATTAGGCACGCACCTTTGAGTCATCTGTCCTGAGGGTGGAGCTCAGGGCAACATGAGAAAGTGTCTCCTATGAGAGGCGAGTTCTAGAGACCAGTGTGTCATCCTAGAGGGGGACTCAGTAGAGGTGGTAGAGTGGATTCTACAGGAGAGGCTGCGGGTCTTCAACCAGTCGCTTCTAGAGGACGTCAGATGGTTATTAGAGGAGTGTGCAGTGTTCCAGGTTGGCCATGTATTCCGGAAGATGAATAAAGCTGCTGACTGAGTCGCCTCCTTTGCTGCTCATCATTTTGGAGAGATTTTGTGGACCCACTATGTACCTATTACTCCACCGTTGTagagtattttaatttttgactcTGTTGGCGATGCTCACGAGAGATTAGTATGAGCGGCTGGTTTAcccacaacaacaacaaaaaaaaaaaaaaaaaaaaggtttgaagtATCATTTTGATTCTCTATAATCATAGAGAATTTAGCTGACTTTTTACCAAGGTGATGGAGATTTAGAGAATCAGTTTGATCCTCTCTATTAGTGTTAGTTATCGTGTGGAAGCTTGCAGGATGACATTGCGATCGCCCATTGTACGAGAACAGTCCACATGCCAATAATTGGCAAGGCTAGCTGTACCAGGCTAAACGGGCATGTCGCCAAAGGAGCGAACAAATTGAGCTGGAAAGATGGATTATGTCAAACAGCTAGTTTCTTTTCTCCATTAAAAACGGGGAGCCATTGATGAATTGATTGAGGGCCTGTGTTCCATGACTAACAAAACTTCTTCATTTGACCCAATTATATGAGTTTTCAGATCCCATGGTACAAAGGACCCAATCATGTACTCgagtaaaaataattattatttaaatagttATCTAATTATTTATAAAACAAGATTCCCAGGATATATGGTGTTGAATCCAGAAGTATTGGATCGTAGGAGCTATCATCCATACATCTAGGCTAGAGCTGATTATGGGTCAGATCTGagcataaaaaaatatcaaaatttaaataGATCTGGCACGGAGTTCTACTAAAAATGAATATAATTTAGGCTCGTGGCCAGGCTTATAATCAACTCTAATCTAGATCTTCTTGTTGAACAAGAAATTGCATCTAACAAAATCTTGTTTaaactatttattattattattattattattttggaggcTAGGCTTGGGAATCCCCACCCATATATGGTTAGACTGGTTTGAGCCTCAAATGCAGGATTTCcacttcaaaaaattttcaccTATCTTTGCAGAATAGAAGAGTATCAGCAATGTAGGTGCCTTCGGATGTGTAAAGTGCCGAACATCAAATTAAATAGAAGGTAAAACTTTGGAGTTGTTCAAATATTCAACTTGTAAATCTGCATGGAAGCGGAAGCAACGAATGCTACATAGATATATAACACTTAAAAAAAGATTCTACCATCCATTTGGACAACCTACGGCAGCTTCGGATATTTGGGACGTTCCTTAAGCTCCAATAGCGACTAGGATGATTTTCATCATTTGGAAGCTTTGACCCCAAAATCTTTTCAAGAAAAACTTCGATGGCAGCATTAGTGATGGCGGCGGGAAAAAAGAAATTGGCTTTACGGCCAGAGGCATTCGAGAGTGACTCGGCCATCATGATTGGAAAGATCCATAAACAGTTTGCGTCCATGCATAAACTACCCTGTTCCTGGATATCTGGCAGTGTGCAAGCTTAACCCCGCGTGGTCAGCCGGATACTGGTGGGATAGCATTTGCCAGCATGGAACAGCAGTAGTTTTAATTTCACCAAAAACCACGCCAAAACGGGTCAAAAGGTCAACAAGGTTCAAAAAATCCAAATTGCACCCAACCCACCTCCATCAGCGTACCAATTCCTGCAACCAAGTGACAGTACCCGGTGCCGACATTAACGAAGTAGGAGATGTCGAGCTCGAGACTGCACAAAAAAACGTAGAGTCCCCACTACGTATGAATTCGCACCACATCATTTCGCACGTGAATCTTCTTTTGTCAGCCGAAAAAAAATCGGGACCCAATTTCCTTCTCTCTCGCCATCTCCCACCCAATAACACCACTCCCGGTCAAACACCTTCATTCCTGGTCCATACAAACCGAAATCCTGCAAACCAGATCCCGATATTCTCTCCGCCTTCTCTATTCCTTCCTTTTGGCTGTACACAGTACACTACGAGGATTCAGAAGACGAgcggaaaaaaaacaaaaaaattgaaagagaagaagggaaCTTTGATGGGTTCCGTTCCCTTCTCCATATCATcatccccccttcctcctcctcctcctccgtccgaAGAACTAGATGAAGAACGCGCAAACGCCGCCACCGCTCTCCTCTCGAATCAGTCGTCCACCTGCTCTTCTCGTATATCTCCAACTGCccccctcttctcctttttggttCTCATCACCTGCCTCGCCGTCGCCACCGCCTTCGCCTTCGCCTTCCTCTTCTACTCTTCCTCCTCGTCCGCCTCTGCCCACCATTCTTCCATCTCCGATCCAAAAATCCCACCTTCGTTTCAGCGAGCACCCCTCGCCCGCCCTCTCGCCAAACTCCCACGCCCCGTCGTCATTCTCATCTCCTCCGATGGGTTCCGCTTCGGCTACCAGTTCAAGACCGCCGCCCCTAACATCCACCGCCTGATCGCCAATGGAACGGAGGCCGCGACCGGTCTGATCCCCGTCTTCCCGACGCTGACTTTCCCCAACCACTACTCCATTGTCACAGGGCTCTACCCGCCGTACCACGGCATCATCAATAACCACTTCGTCGATCCGGCGTCGGGGGATGTCTTCTCCATGAACAGCCACGAGCCTAAGTGGTGGCTCGGGGAGCCGCTCTGGGAGACCGCCGTCAACCAGGGGTTCAATGCCGCCACCTACTTCTGGCCCGGTTCCGAGGTAAAGAAAGGATCTTGGACCTGCCCTGCTAAGTTCTGCCGGAAATATGATGGCTCGGTGCCGTTTGAGCGGCGGGTGGACACTGTCTTGAGCTATTTTGATCTCCCCGGCAGTGAGATCCCTGTTTTCATTACACTATACTTTGAGGACCCGGATCATCAGGGCCATGAGGTCGGTCCCGACGACCCGGAGATCACTGCTGCAGTAGCTCGGATCGATCAAATGATCGGGAGATTGATCGCAGGGCTCGAAAAGAGAGGAATTTTCGAGGATGTCACGATCATTTTGTTGGGGGATCATGGAATGGTAGGTAATTGCGATCAAAAGCTAATTTTTCTCGATGATTTGTCTCCATGGATCCCTATTCCGCCTGACTGGATCCATTCCACCAGTCCAGTGCTGGCAATTCGACCTCCTCCTGATGTTTCTCCATCAGATGTGGTAGCCAAAATGAATGCAGGATTGAGATCGGGGAAGGTCGAGCATGGAAATTACCTGAAAATGTTCCTTAAAGAGGATTTACCCAGTCGGCTTCACTATTCAGCGAGTTACAGGATTCCACCAATCATTGGGCTGCTGGAAGAAGGGTACAAGATCGAACTGAAGAGGCCGAAGAGGAACGAGTGCGGAGGAAGCCATGGCTATGACAATGCTTTCTTTTCGATGAGGACCATCTTTATATCCCACGGACCTCAGTTTGAGAGGGGCAGGAAGGTGCCATCTTTCGAGAATGTTGAAATATACAATGTGATCGCTTCCATTCTTAAGTTGAAGGGAGCTCCAAACAACGGATCGGCTTCATTTCCAAGTACCATTCTTCTATCAAGTGCTTGAGGTGATGTTCGACTTATGCCATAGTAATTGTAGATCGTTTTGAATAATGTTGGTAATTCGACTTCATTGATAGGGCTGCCAGCATTTCTTTGGCCATATATTTTGATAACCTTATTTCTTCCACCCTCTGGCTTAGAGCATTCCAGCAGGGGGTTGGTCCACCATGTTGGCACTTGGCTTTGTTCTTCCTGATCTTAATCTTCTCTCATCTGGTAGAAATTTTATGTGTCTCTGCAGAATAGTTCATGAAATTTATGGTTTACAGGATAGTTCATGAAATGCTTCATTACTTGTCATACGGAAAAATTATTTGCATTGCTATTTCCTGTATGTCTTGGAATACTTCAGTGGGACCATTGAATGATTGAAAGAATTGAGACAGTGATACTATATTTGGTTCTGATGTTGGATTATAATTTATTTGACTCATCCTGTTCTAGATCCAGATAATGTTTAATAACATGCGAACTCATTTCAAGACAAGCATATCTGATTGAAAATGCTTGCACAAGAGAGTCTGCCAGATATTGCCTTTACAATGTTTTCACCACCTAAAATACAAATTCAAATGCAAGGGATGATTTTTATAACAGCAAGTAACAATAATAAGAAGTGACAGAGCTGTGTATTTTCATGGAGCAATGAGTACATAACAAAGAGTTTTTAGATTGTCTTCAATCATGTGTTTGTTTTGTCTGTTACAATTAACAACATATATGCTTGTGCTCACAGGGTCTTCATCAAAGcaattttatctgcttttttATATCTCTTATGATTTTTGATGCAATGACTGGAGTCCCGCTTTATTTTACGGTTACATTTTACAGTCCTGGAAAAGCTTAGATGTGCATTTCTCTTTTTCTGTGGGACTGAGATTAGCTTTCTTTGTGAAAATCTATGTATTAATTAGCATGCTCCTATAAGGATGAGTTTCTTTACTTGTTTCTTGATATCTTTACTTTCTATTATATTTGCTAGCTAACCCCTTGCATTGTTGGGTTCATGTATTCTAAGAATATCATGAAATTGTGCATCCTCCTGCATTGTTCAGACTAGCATAGAAGTTGAATTTCTATGGATTATCATATGAAGTTCTAAACTTTTTCTTGTAAAACATTTAATTAGGGAGAATTGCTGAAATATTATTACTTGCTTATTAGTGCATAACCATAATGACTAAGCTTTGTTCTCAAGGTTCTCCATTTTGGTATCGGATTTCGTAACGGTGCCACATTAATATAGTATCAGTACGGTACggtacaaaattttttttgtgtaccgagtgtcggtacgctaCCCG
This is a stretch of genomic DNA from Phoenix dactylifera cultivar Barhee BC4 chromosome 9, palm_55x_up_171113_PBpolish2nd_filt_p, whole genome shotgun sequence. It encodes these proteins:
- the LOC103709625 gene encoding venom phosphodiesterase-like; its protein translation is MGSVPFSISSSPLPPPPPPSEELDEERANAATALLSNQSSTCSSRISPTAPLFSFLVLITCLAVATAFAFAFLFYSSSSSASAHHSSISDPKIPPSFQRAPLARPLAKLPRPVVILISSDGFRFGYQFKTAAPNIHRLIANGTEAATGLIPVFPTLTFPNHYSIVTGLYPPYHGIINNHFVDPASGDVFSMNSHEPKWWLGEPLWETAVNQGFNAATYFWPGSEVKKGSWTCPAKFCRKYDGSVPFERRVDTVLSYFDLPGSEIPVFITLYFEDPDHQGHEVGPDDPEITAAVARIDQMIGRLIAGLEKRGIFEDVTIILLGDHGMVGNCDQKLIFLDDLSPWIPIPPDWIHSTSPVLAIRPPPDVSPSDVVAKMNAGLRSGKVEHGNYLKMFLKEDLPSRLHYSASYRIPPIIGLLEEGYKIELKRPKRNECGGSHGYDNAFFSMRTIFISHGPQFERGRKVPSFENVEIYNVIASILKLKGAPNNGSASFPSTILLSSA